One window of the Gemmatimonadales bacterium genome contains the following:
- a CDS encoding iron chelate uptake ABC transporter family permease subunit, producing the protein MIELMLAPFVACMLLVAIHGYFGLHVVARGVIFVDLALAQMAALGATVGLLFHVVHNDATSQLFAIGAIACGAAVLAWTRTKERGRVPQEAIIGVVYVVASAAAILIAEKAPRGEDVIKDMLVGSLLWVTWPTIAKDAIAYGLLGLFLLIYHRRFETISFEPAVAAAKGWRVRWWDFWFYLAFGVTVTFSVPIAGVLLVFSFLVVPALTAVLFARTPRTMMPIAWSTGMVACLAGLVVSYAYDLPTGPLVVCMFGLVLAVAALVRRFILPVPLTEPIEPEGGAGSP; encoded by the coding sequence ATGATCGAGCTGATGCTGGCGCCCTTCGTGGCCTGCATGCTCCTCGTGGCCATTCACGGCTACTTCGGCCTCCACGTGGTGGCGCGCGGCGTCATCTTCGTGGATCTGGCGCTCGCCCAGATGGCGGCGCTCGGGGCGACGGTGGGGCTGCTGTTCCACGTCGTGCACAACGACGCCACCTCGCAGCTGTTCGCGATCGGCGCCATCGCCTGCGGCGCCGCCGTCCTGGCCTGGACGCGCACCAAGGAGCGCGGCCGGGTCCCGCAGGAGGCCATCATCGGCGTCGTGTACGTCGTGGCCTCGGCCGCCGCCATCCTGATCGCGGAGAAGGCGCCGCGCGGCGAGGACGTTATCAAGGACATGCTGGTCGGCAGCCTGCTATGGGTGACCTGGCCCACGATCGCCAAGGACGCGATCGCCTACGGGTTGCTGGGCCTGTTCCTGTTGATCTATCACCGCCGGTTCGAGACCATCTCGTTCGAGCCGGCCGTGGCGGCCGCCAAGGGGTGGCGGGTGCGCTGGTGGGACTTCTGGTTCTATCTCGCCTTCGGCGTCACGGTGACGTTCTCCGTGCCCATCGCGGGCGTGCTCCTGGTGTTCAGCTTCCTGGTGGTGCCGGCGCTGACGGCGGTGCTGTTCGCCCGCACGCCGCGCACGATGATGCCGATCGCGTGGTCCACGGGCATGGTCGCGTGCCTCGCGGGTCTCGTCGTGTCGTACGCGTACGACCTGCCGACGGGACCGCTGGTCGTCTGCATGTTCGGCCTCGTCCTGGCCGTGGCGGCCCTGGTGCGGCGCTTCATCCTGCCCGTACCGCTGACCGAGCCCATCGAGCCGGAGGGCGGCGCCGGATCCCCGTGA
- a CDS encoding metal ABC transporter ATP-binding protein yields MSLEGTSLAGPARANALEVEHLTVHFGASPALNDLSFSVPAGAALAVIGPNGAGKTVLFRALVGAIPCEGVVRWAPGTRLGYVPQKLDLERNLPITGRDLLGARARIGHSPPAAARDSLSRLSLPTSVLDTPIGMLSGGQFQRLLMAFALLGGPTVLLLDEPTAGVDEPGQEQLTEAVHRLQEEQGVTVLMISHDLTVVYRYASAVLCLSPEYRCFGVPKSVLTPDTLTQLYGAPVGLHIHDQPRS; encoded by the coding sequence GTGAGCCTCGAAGGGACGTCCCTCGCCGGACCGGCGCGCGCGAACGCCCTCGAGGTCGAGCACCTGACCGTACACTTCGGCGCCTCTCCAGCCCTGAACGACCTTTCCTTCTCGGTTCCGGCGGGCGCCGCTCTTGCCGTGATCGGACCGAACGGCGCCGGCAAGACCGTCCTCTTCCGGGCGCTGGTGGGCGCAATTCCCTGCGAGGGGGTCGTACGCTGGGCTCCCGGCACCAGACTCGGCTACGTCCCCCAGAAGCTCGATCTCGAGCGCAACCTGCCCATCACCGGGCGGGACCTGCTGGGCGCCCGCGCCCGGATCGGACACTCGCCACCGGCCGCGGCACGCGACTCGCTCTCCCGGCTGAGCCTTCCCACGAGCGTCCTGGACACGCCGATCGGCATGCTCTCCGGCGGGCAGTTCCAGCGACTGCTCATGGCCTTCGCCCTGCTGGGCGGCCCGACCGTGCTGCTCCTCGACGAGCCCACGGCCGGCGTGGACGAGCCGGGGCAGGAACAACTCACCGAGGCGGTGCACCGGCTGCAGGAGGAGCAGGGGGTCACCGTCCTGATGATCTCCCACGACCTCACCGTCGTGTACCGCTACGCCAGTGCCGTCCTGTGCCTGAGCCCCGAGTACAGGTGCTTCGGCGTCCCCAAGAGCGTCCTGACGCCCGACACTCTCACCCAGCTCTATGGGGCGCCGGTAGGGCTCCACATCCATGACCAGCCCCGCAGCTAG